The DNA window TAGCAGCAGGCGTCGCATGAGCAAAACGTGTTCTGTAATAATAAGAGTTCTAGAATTTAGTCTCTGTTGTTGGTCAACTTTAACATCGACTTGTGGTTCTTGCTGGGCAGTTTCGTCATGGACCTTGGCTGCTGCTGTATCTTGTTTTTGTGTCTTTTATATCTCTCTACATGTTAATGCTTCCACGATACACTCTGTCATATAGGAGATGCTGCCGAAGTTCTGTTGTGCACCCTAGTTGTTATATTCTTGGTGGCACCTTAAGTAAGGTTTGTTTTGCGGTGTTATACCGTGGCCGGGATTGAGGGCCTTGTTGCGGCGGTCATTCGTGAAGCCGAAGACTGGATTGAAGCAGGCTTCTCTAGTCTTTAGCAGGCTTCTCTAGTCTTTCGGCCTTGTTTCCACTATGGTCGCAAAATTTGTCTGCAATGTAATATCTTGTACTTAAATCCAGTAGCTAGGCCTCCTGGTTAGCAGCTTCTGATGGCTCCTCGCCACCGCTGCTGTTCGCCCTTGTAAACGTTGGTTGTTCTatcttcctcttaatgaaaaacgggacTCCAGGTCCGATCGAGAGAAAAAAGTTACACCGTGTGAGGTTAAACCATTTTGGTTTATCTCACAGAACTTACCTATCATGTGACTTTGTCAGCATTGTAGTGCAGGCGTTGTCAATGACGACCAGGAGTTTGCGGCACGCCATTCGGTCTCCTCACAACTTGATAGGTATGGTCAGTATATAGGCAAGCAAAGTCAAGCTAGCTTGTCGGCGATGTGGTACTAGGTGATAACTGACCTTCGAAGGATCCTGCAGTTGAAAAATTCCAAATAATGAGCAATTGGGAACGGGCACGAGTGGCTGAGCTTCATCCATTAATGATATGACATGGACATAGTGGCTGCAGTTGAAAAAAAGTCCAAATAATAAAATCGAGATGCACGACTGCTTCAAGAAGGCTCGAACGTACTACCCACGTAACAAATACATATCACGGAAAATATAGCTAGCTagtccacccccccccccccccccccccccacccacccaaaaaaaagaaggaaaatatAGCTAGCTGACGTGACATACCTCTAGAAACAGCGAGGCACGGCCTTGTGAAGGGCTCACCTCTGTGAATGATTAACAAACGCGGGTATACTAGGTGTGCCACCTCTGCTGATAGTGCAATAATAGAAGCAGCATCTTTAGGAAGGCCGCCTTTGGAAACCATTAACAGTGGCAGGCTTAATGGCACAGCTGCTCATTAAATAGCCAGGGGTGCACGGCCGCATCAGAGAAGCCAGGGGTGCACTGGTCGTTGAGCtgcatcacaagttcacaacCCATCATAGGGTAACCCCTGTAATATCTTGTCTCCGTATTACATAAACAGCTAGCTGATCAATTAGTATGTAATCACTCGCAACTTATATACATATACATGGAGCACTGCATTTAATTAGTTTTTGAAATATAAACAACCTAACATAAAAAATCTGAGATTGATTGGATTCTGCTAGCTTGCTGCTCATCAGTTTTAGTTACACGCTTGCCTTTATTGTTATCTGTTTTGCAAAAATCTTTTTTTATTATGTAGCTCTACTCTATTATATAAGCTAGCTTTAGTTTTATGTACATGCAAGCTTGCTCAAATTTAGTTACATATAAGTGCCTCTTGTTCTAATCATGAAACATGGAAATCAGCAGGCCCAAGTCAGTGGATTCAGCGTGGGACTGAATGTTACCTAGATTGAAAAGCCATTTTTTCTCAAAGTTGTATGAATATGATAATGTTGGATTTGCCGAATGCAACCAAACTGTATTGCACTCCTTCCGCAGAGATACTGATCAGAAGTTGTGGCGGGTGGACGCACTGCTGGTTGCTAGTGCCATCATGGCGGGAGTCATTGTGGGGATATGTGCCTATGGCCAACGCTACCGCCACCACCCTTTGACCCGTTTCATCTTCCTTGGTGCCACCACTTTGTTCTTGCCTATCATCTCATCTGTTGTCTCCAGTAGCACTGTATTAGTTTCTACCATGGTTGCCCATGGGCTCAATGACTTGGAGAAGTCAAGCCCTGCCTTGGTCGCATTGTGCAATCCGGCCAAACACTCGGTCCTGGTGGTTACATGGGCATTACTTGTTCAGAACGTAATGATCAATACCAGCGTAGTAGTTGCTGTTGACGACAGAGAAGGTCAAAGCACAGGTCCACCTATTGAGCTGTTTGCTCAGGGCATCTGGACCCTATACGTTGGTATCACCCACCTTACAGTGGTCATTGGGAATTACCTCAAGTATGTCCTCGTTGTTCTTTATCTCCTTGAACTCTTACTCTTTGCTCTCACTGTTGCCAAACTGGTATTCAAATATTATGCTGTAAAAAGGGCACGTCAATCTTTTGCTTTTGGTCGCAATCCTCGCCTTGTTATTCGGTACGTGCATCAACAGCTACCTCTAACGGTAAGCGAGCATGCGCCTCCCCGTCTATTGGTCATGGGAGAAGAGACAAGACAGGTGGAAAAGCAACCTCAAGGGTATGTGTTCAAGGATGACTCATTAGGGTCAACATCGCACAGAGCCATTGGCTTGAAGACTCTTGACAGAGTTTGGCAGCAGTTGGATAGCAATAGCATGCTTCTTCCAGCACAAACACCACAAAGGCTAAAAGACTTATGCTTATCTTTTGCATTGTTCAAGCTGCTGCGATGTCAATTTGCAAGGTACAGGCTCACTTATGCTGGGTCAGAAAACACATTCAGCTTTTTCTGGCCCTTGTTGCTCGACGATGGCGCACCTGAGAGGATATTTGGAGTGATTACGGATGAGCTCTCTTTTCTTCATGATTATTACTACTCATCCCTCCCTATCTCATATTCCAAGTGTTGGTTGCCCATCATCAACATCGTTATCTCGCTGTTGACCATAGGTTACTGCATCTTTCTTGGAGTGTGGATGATAGTCATCAGTAAGAACAGTTACAACTATCAGCTGGTGTGCCATATCCGTTGTCAGAAGGCGACTTTTCTACATGTAGGAATACTTTACTTCGATGTGGTGCCCTTGTTTCTGCTTTTACTGTTTGTCATCATATCTGAGGTGAGGGACATTGTTGCCCATATCTACTCGAACTGGACCAAAGTGGTTCTCACTTGCCGCCTTTCAAACAATGAGCTTTCTGGTTCCATGCGCAAATGGGCTGTCCATATTTTGACATGTAGATGCAAGCTTATGATGAAGCATTGGGATGAGAAAATAGGCCAAAACTCAGTACTACCGCTTCATCCAAGAACAACCCCTCTTGGATTTGTCAGGAGTCTCCTCCATCTGCCCGACGACAACAGAAAGGTCGATGCAGCTGTGAAGGTTTCCATAATCGATGCCCTACGAAGCTGTAGAAATAATGGTGGACACCTGAGCAATGGAAAAACATCTCTCTGCCGTTTTGGTCAACAAGGTGAAAGTCTACTATGGGCCTGCAACAGCAAGAGCACGTCTGATATTATGCTTACGTGGCAAATCGCCACGAGCATCCTTGAGGTGAGGTACCAAGGTTCTTCACCTACCTCTAATCACAAGACTGTTGCCACTTGTCTATCACGATACTGTGTGTACCTCATGATCTGGTGCCCCGAGCTCCTCCCTGATGATGATGTATGGAGCAAGAGCCGGTGTGTGGCTGTCAAGAAGGTTGTCCGCCAGGCTTTGTCTAGGTCATCATCAAGGTCCTATGGACAGCTGGTGCAACTGCTGGGTGGAGACAAGTTGGACAGTCGAGTGATAAAGAATGGCGTGAAGCTTGGGAAGCAGCTGGTGGAGACGATCAACGACGAGGAGACAGCGTGGAAGTTGCTAGCCAACTTTTGGTCAGAGATGATCCTATACGCCTCATCATCAGACAATCTGAAAGGGCATAAGGACTCCATTGCCCGTGGTGGTGAGCTCATCACGCTCCTCTGGGCATTACTAAACCATGCCGGGATCGTCAGCAGGACCAGTGATGCTGCCagtgcttccgctggtcctccggCTGTTGTCATCTAATAGTATAGTGGTTTCAGACTCTTTAATTGGTCAAGGTGTGTTTTGTCACGTGTGTACCTGATTAATTTATCACTTCTCCTATATTTTAGATGCTTGAATTTTAAAATGATTTTAAGCAACACTGTTGTACTACCTATTAGTATGAGTTGTCacttttgtgatttgttatttgtctttgtgtcataacatattatttttttattcttGTGTGACTATATAAATAATTGTGAATTGTTAAATTGTCTTTATGCCAACATATATCAGATTTTGTAAGTTTGTGGTTTTGTTTAACGAGGTTTTTATTTTCGGAACAAAAAATTGCAGATTGTGTCTATAGAAATTGCAACGAACTAAAACTataattttagtataaaatatatgtacactacgccagatttgcacatcactgccggcatcatcactgtcggatttgtgagaaccggcagtgatggtacatcactgccggcatcatcactgtcggatttgtgagaaccggcagtgatgtaccatcactgccggttatgagcttgaaaatgaaaaaaatgattggggctgggctaaaaccggcagtgaagaacCACattactgccggtttgtggcttgaaccggcagtgttttggcggccacttatcactgccggtttaagccaagagccgacagtaattgtgctctatcactgtcggttctaaccAAGAACTGACGGTGATAAGCCTGCAACACAAAAATGCTGCAgtcgtcctctccttccttctctcttccatcccgagaacagaggcgtgcGTTTGGACCATTCCCTCCATtgctgcggctgctcttcaccatgaagctagtgcttggattttgaagaatggcttgatctttttgctttaaggttagtaacaaacatccactcctttgattttgttgcttaattagcttcgttttgatggctacagattctcattctagttctttctccattctagagagcacttttccaattggatatttgtgcaaggctcaaattgtggtgaatccatcatccaaaaggttggtgtctatgaacacatttaaattcctatctaattattccatggtggtcaagatcatcattgttagtatgtgatgctataattagttcttagaagtagagtagaatagttgttcttcaatattgtgcaataattgttttttactatgattttcaatttacagggctggggctaccaatttcaattttccaataattagtgtacaataatgttttccaaaaatggtactttcgagctacaattgatgttcatgaagctcgatttcttattaattctttgtaattactgtctcattATTTTTTTATGCAGATATGGattgagagtggatgcatctgtcccgaacggacaagcggtacatgcatggcatcagccagtttatcaccgatggcaaagcccatgctgggaatgggaaccctgtcttctgtccatgcaaagattacaagaatcataggaactttcgtcaaattgagtatatacgatcgcacttgattaccaggggttcatgccaaactatacgatatggactatgcatggcgaggttggtgtgaatgttctacgggaaaacgatgatgatgtggacatgcctgacgtagccatccacgatgctgacgaggaacccggtgtcaacacggaacctatggccacaattaataatgtgtttaggaacacgctagctgacgacaccgaggataacgatggcatttctcagctgctacgtaatgtagagaccggatgtcttagtgaaagacagccgagaaagctagagaaaataagacaagatggcaaaacaccattgtataggaattgtccaatgagcaaactggaagccgacatcatgctgttagagttcaaatcgacaaacggattgagcgataaaggcttcgatcagttgttaggtataataaggaaaatgctcccagaaaaaaacgagttTCCAGAAAAggcatacttggccaagcaaatgatctgccccatcggcctcgaggttgaaaaatccacgcgtgttccaatgattgcatattgtaccatggagaaaaatacaaagacttggacaagtgccccaagtgtgaagctccacagtacaaggaagggccgtcagatgagggtaccaagaccagaggaggtcttgtaaaggtcgtttggtattttcctatagctcctcgggtgcataggctgtttgcatgtgcaaagtcagccaagctattgcgctggcatggcgaagagcgtaagaaagacacaatgatgaggcaccctgccgatgggcatgactggaggactgtcaatactatgttctataaggacatcggtggagaggtaaggcacctttggtttgctttgagcacagatgggatgaatcctttcgaccaggttagaagcaatcatagcacctggccagtgacgctctgtatatacaaccttccaccttgagtctgtatgaagcggtcgtacatctagatgccactactgatccaagggccaagacagcctgtgaatgacatcgatgtgtttctagaaccagtgatcgatgaactagtggagatgtttgaaaagggtgtgccggatgtttgagacgagtacaaaaaggaacatgtcacgatcaagggtacttatcgctacaatcaccgacctgtcaggtcgaggttcgttgtccgaagagaagaaaaaaggctatactggatgtgtcgagtgcttggacgacaccgatgcggtaaatctgccaaataactcaaagatagtttatatgggacaccataggttcctacctaaggatcacccttaccgcaggaacagaaaagatttcaacggtactattgagaaacgcttagctccaaaatatcgagacgggcctgtgatagttcgagaactcaacaaaccggaggtcgtccttgggaagggggacaatgcagtagcagcgcctgatgggagcgtttggaagaaaaaattagttttctggaaactaccttactggccgtttctgagtgtacaccactatcttgatcccatgcacatcactaaaaatgtgtgcgctaacactcttaacaccttgatggacaccagggggacattgaaggattcactagccacacgcctggacatgca is part of the Miscanthus floridulus cultivar M001 chromosome 9, ASM1932011v1, whole genome shotgun sequence genome and encodes:
- the LOC136480527 gene encoding uncharacterized protein, producing MAGVIVGICAYGQRYRHHPLTRFIFLGATTLFLPIISSVVSSSTVLVSTMVAHGLNDLEKSSPALVALCNPAKHSVLVVTWALLVQNVMINTSVVVAVDDREGQSTGPPIELFAQGIWTLYVGITHLTVVIGNYLKYVLVVLYLLELLLFALTVAKLVFKYYAVKRARQSFAFGRNPRLVIRYVHQQLPLTVSEHAPPRLLVMGEETRQVEKQPQGYVFKDDSLGSTSHRAIGLKTLDRVWQQLDSNSMLLPAQTPQRLKDLCLSFALFKLLRCQFARYRLTYAGSENTFSFFWPLLLDDGAPERIFGVITDELSFLHDYYYSSLPISYSKCWLPIINIVISLLTIGYCIFLGVWMIVISKNSYNYQLVCHIRCQKATFLHVGILYFDVVPLFLLLLFVIISEVRDIVAHIYSNWTKVVLTCRLSNNELSGSMRKWAVHILTCRCKLMMKHWDEKIGQNSVLPLHPRTTPLGFVRSLLHLPDDNRKVDAAVKVSIIDALRSCRNNGGHLSNGKTSLCRFGQQGESLLWACNSKSTSDIMLTWQIATSILEVRYQGSSPTSNHKTVATCLSRYCVYLMIWCPELLPDDDVWSKSRCVAVKKVVRQALSRSSSRSYGQLVQLLGGDKLDSRVIKNGVKLGKQLVETINDEETAWKLLANFWSEMILYASSSDNLKGHKDSIARGGELITLLWALLNHAGIVSRTSDAASASAGPPAVVI